The following nucleotide sequence is from Deinococcus betulae.
GTCGAAACCGTGCTGCGTAACTTTGCTGGGCCGGGCAGTCCTTTGCTGCCGCCTTCGTGGGCCGCGCAGGGGGTGTGGCAGGCCGCGCAGGGCCGACTGGCGCCGGCGCTGCTGCCCCTGGTGTTGCTGACTGCAGGGCTGCTGGTGGCCGCCACCCTGTTGGCGGCCCGCGCCTACCAGGAGGGCTGGGCGCGGGCGCTGGACTCCAGCACGCCGAGGCTGGACCCCCGGCCGCGCCGCGCCGGCTGGGCCGAGCGGTCGCTGGTCAGGTTAGGACGCGGCGGCAGCCTGGCCAGCAAAGACCTGCGCGTGACCCTGCGTGACCCGACGCAGTGGAGTCAGCTCCTGGTCGTGGCCGCCCTGGCGGGTGTGTATCTGGTCAGTGTGCGGGCCGTGCCCATTCCGGTACCGCAGTTCCGGGGCATCCTGGGCTATATCCAATTGGCGTTTCAGGGCTTCATCGTGGCGGGGGTGGCGGTGCGGCTGGCGTTTCCCGCCGTTTCGACCGAAGGCCGCGCCTACTGGCTGCTGCGCACGGCTCCTATCGCTCCGCGCCAGATTGTCCTGAGCAAGTTTCTGGGCGTATTGCCTGTCACGCTGACGCTGGGGCTGGGCATGGGCCTGGCGGGCGCCCTGAGCCTGAATCTGGGGCCGACGCTGCTGCTGCTGAGCGGCTTGGTGAGTGTCAGCAACGCCTTTGTCATTACCGCGCTGGGTGTGGGTTTGGGGGCGGCGGCGCCCCGGTTTGACGCCGATAACCCTGCCGAAATTGGGGTCAGCCCTGGCGGCCTGGCCTTTATGGGCCTGAGCCTGGCGTACTCGGTGCTGTGCTTGCTGCTGCTGGCGCGTCCAGCAGCGGGGAGCGTGCTGCGCCCTGACCTCTATCCGGGGTATTCCGCGCTGGTGACGGTCGAGGGGGTACTGGGATTGATATGTCTGGCGCTGGTGACGGGACTGGGAACGTGGCTGAGCTTGCAGGCGGGGTGGAGGCGGCTGGACGGGTTGGAGTGAAGCTGTAAAAGTTATGCCGCCTGTTGCCGATTGCTGACCATCCGCAGCAGATCGAGGGTCGAGTTGAGGTCTGGTAGCAATTGGCCTAAGTAGACGAGTTCATCGAGAAGCGGGAGAATGATTTGGCATTCCTCGTGCGCGAATTGCGTGGGTGGGGTTAACTTAAATGCCAAAGCCAACGTGTGTATCGCGACCGAGGGATGCGCCATGCGATTAGCATCCACAGCTTGGAGATACAGATGAAGTCGGATATTGCTGGGGTAGGCGCTGACCATATATTCAGAGGCTACGAGAGGTATGGAACACGTGATCGACTAGAGCCCGCTAAATTCAAGTTATATAAAAATCTGAGTGTGGGTCTATCAGATATAATGATATTTTGATCTAGTGTTGACCGTCCAGAGATCGTTTATACTTAGCGAATGGTGAGACGTTTACTTCAGATTTTTGTGGCTTTGTTTTGCTTTTACAGTAATTGTACGGTTCATGCTGCTAAGTGCGTACCTAGTAGCAGTTGCTTGCACGGAGATCCTGCGGTAGATCCAGCGGAGCGGGGAGAACCAAATGTTGGTCTTACATGAGCTTTATAGATGCGTAAATGGATTACGACATTCCAAATCTGTTCGATTATTCTGAGTTTATTGATTGGGTTGACAGACGGGAGGCAGTCGGAGCCGATCCAAATGAAATAGCTGACTCCCTTCTGGCACTGAACACTCCCATTGGATATTTTAGAGCTGCTTCGTTGGCTCTAAAAATACGTCCCAAGCCTGTTGGTGATATTGAGGCTTGGTTAGAATATGCCTACAAACATGGAGACTTAACACTCAGGCTGCTCTGTTCTGTATTTAGAGTTTATGCCCAAGTTCAAATTTCCCGTTTTGATGACACACCTGAAGACAAAGCTTCCCAATACGCTATTGAGAAATATATAGATTTAAGTGCTAGAGCTAATAGATTGCCGCCTCATGTATTAAAAGCTGAAATAGGGTACTTGATCTTAGATGGCTTAATTAGGTCATATAAAAGAGTTAATGACATTGGAGAAATTGAAAAAATTTCTAAGAGTTTTATTGATAGGGCTAAAGAATTTGACAGCCCTTTAATCTATCAGAACTCTATTATAAATCTAGCGAACGCATACGCCTTCGTGGGGCGTATGAGTGATGGATTGGAAATACTGTTAGACAGCGATCTGATTGGCAGTATTAGATCCAACAGTGAAAAAATATTTTTCAATATGAATGTTGCCAGCTTATCTATGAATTTAGGAAATATTAAAAGATCCCTAAATGCAATAGATGTGGGAATTGAAGATGAAGTGAAGAATGATGTATCACGCAGTATGTCGCAGATGATACGTGCCTATTATGGTTTTGAGAGCGGAGAATTTGTGATACCTGATATTCCTCGCTATCATTGGCATGTTGAAGTGATGCAAAAGTTCGCTCAGGTTGCATCCATTGCTCCTATTGGAAAGTTACTTCATCAACAAGAGCAGCATCTTCGTGTGGTCTTGACCCTTTCTGAACGCTCAGTGACTAAAGAGTCGTACGAAACGGACAAACTATTTGGACACTGGGTTAGAGGCCGTGCGCGCCTTATGCTAGGTGAATATGGAATGGCCATCCAGGAAATTACTCCTGTTACATCTCTAGGTTATGAGGAACTTTATAATCGGGCTCTCCTAGCGGCAATTGACCTAGAACTGGCGATGACGCCTCTGGATACGCTTCGTCGGCCGATTTCTGAACTTGAACAGCGCTTTCGTCAAGTCTTCGATGATGCGCGTAATATTCGCTACGCCGATCCCGAAGGGCTAGCAGGATTAGTCTTACGTTGGCATCCACAGGCCGCCGCTTATGCCGCGCTTATGCCTAACCCTGTTCGAGAATGTTTCCCCGCTATGGACTTCATTATGCGGGTATCGGGTCGTACATCCTGGCGTGGCCAAGCGATACCTGCCCCTCTCGTGCCCCATTTGATTCGTCTCGGTTTACGGGTGCCGACTCTTGGGATCACAGTAGGTGGGAACGTGGCCTATCAGATCAATCGACTGACCCGACAACAAGAGAGGGTGACTATCTGGGGCCCCGTCGTTTCTGTATTTCCGTTGTTAGTTGCCTTGGCGCGGGGTGGACAGGATCATCTGTCGGTTGCACGGCGCGCGTGGCGGGATTTCGGCGTGTTGCCAGGTGGTCAGCACGGTGATTTAGAGCTGCAGGATATCGTGGAAGTGTGGCACGCAGTCTTGGAGGCACAGCGCCCTCTGGATGATGGTTTACGCGCGCTCCAGCGGCTTTAGCACGGTATCCATATCAACTATAGTTGATCTCCCTCTCTCAAAGCAGTTCGGGGAGAAGAACTGCTTCTCGTCCCACCACCGTCATCCAGCGCCGGACTTCCCAGTGCCCCACCAGCCCGTTCAGAACGTAGGGGGCCGCCAGGGCGAAGGCTTCGGCTGCTTCCGGCCCTTCGCCCTGGAACAGCAGAACGGCGCCGTCGGCTGGGTTAGCCAGGGCGCCGGCCAGTACCAGCTCGCCCCTAGCCTCAGCCGCTTTGGCGTGGGCCAGGTGGAGGGCGCGGAGGGGCTCACGGCGGGTCAGATAGTCGGGCACGAGGTCGCGGTAAAACAGCAGATAGTGC
It contains:
- a CDS encoding putative ABC transporter permease subunit, coding for MTVRPAPGTRPGPPPSLWALKLRALRRTVQRGPRWGYGLVGLLAALLLTGEVYGTWRALTFLGRFGDIGLNVFARVLEIGLITLSSGVTFSATTAAISTLYLSDDLNFLLTQPIATVRVFALKVSETFLNAALVPLFLSVPLLMTVAVYFGAPLWAYGVMLLAAVLVFAAPVGLGALLAVGLMRVAPVGRVREVSTALGVLISAGLVYAIRALRPEVLVQRLQDPAQVETVLRNFAGPGSPLLPPSWAAQGVWQAAQGRLAPALLPLVLLTAGLLVAATLLAARAYQEGWARALDSSTPRLDPRPRRAGWAERSLVRLGRGGSLASKDLRVTLRDPTQWSQLLVVAALAGVYLVSVRAVPIPVPQFRGILGYIQLAFQGFIVAGVAVRLAFPAVSTEGRAYWLLRTAPIAPRQIVLSKFLGVLPVTLTLGLGMGLAGALSLNLGPTLLLLSGLVSVSNAFVITALGVGLGAAAPRFDADNPAEIGVSPGGLAFMGLSLAYSVLCLLLLARPAAGSVLRPDLYPGYSALVTVEGVLGLICLALVTGLGTWLSLQAGWRRLDGLE
- a CDS encoding YciI-like protein, with translation MHYLLFYRDLVPDYLTRREPLRALHLAHAKAAEARGELVLAGALANPADGAVLLFQGEGPEAAEAFALAAPYVLNGLVGHWEVRRWMTVVGREAVLLPELL